Proteins from one Salarias fasciatus chromosome 14, fSalaFa1.1, whole genome shotgun sequence genomic window:
- the LOC115400064 gene encoding uncharacterized protein LOC115400064 — translation MITRPDGGKHTATAKTKLRPLNRLLNEPEAASMSLDQLLAQCDLTVAEYEFYLNELNKSSAVLLKRDPKDCWINAYNPHLLTAWDANIDVSYILNAYGCIHYLTKYITKKEAGLSEYLKTVINNSNSSNVNDSEEMKAVMQAYSKKREISAQECVARACGLKMKKCSRAVVFIPTDENPLRMSRPLSFLENTTDECTNIWMTSLADKYKNRPETAEFEEMCMADFAATCRFVRENKGTDVFPLLNDMGFVQRRKNDKPAVIRYYRCSEERDSENFHGRLLKLYLPHRSDEELKRPGFPTYQSFYRAGWVQLPGWNHGRSVEVIVKQNREKYEKNSEEIEKAVEEFQENQGVMDEWCNLAPQSEVVRLDYNDNAEQPDPDDPEQENVPEYSRQADAVSEARVTREPPVIDPAVLRHMYQSLNLKQASFFYTVREWCIRRVCGLRPEQFFYYINGGRCLSTLMLD, via the exons ATGATCACGAGACCTGATGGTGGTAAACATACTGCAACTGCAAAGACTAAGCTGAGACCTCTGAACAGACTCCTGAATGAACCTGAAGCAGCTTCCATGAGTTTAGATCAGCTTCTGGCTCAGTGTGATTTAACCGTGGCTGAATATGAGTTTtacctgaatgaactgaacaaaTCCAGCGCAGTCCTGTTGAAGCGAGATCCAAAGGATTGCTGGATCAATGCCTACAATCCACACCTGCTCACAGCCTGGGATGCTAACATTGACGTGTCCTACATCCTGAATGCTTATGGCTGTATTCATTATCTGACCAAGTACATCACCAAGAAGGAAGCTGGACTCTCAGAGTACCTGAAAACAGTGATCAATAACTCCAACAGCAGCAACGTGAATGACAGTGAGGAGATGAAGGCAGTCATGCAGGCCTACTCCAAGAAACGAGAAATCAGTGCACAAGAATGTGTTGCCAGAGCATGTggactgaagatgaagaagtGTTCCCGAGCTGTAGTTTTCATACCAACAGATGAGAACCCTCTGAGAATGAGTCGCCCTCTGTCTTTCCTTGAGAACACCACTGATGAATGTACAAACATCTGGATGACATCTTTGGCAGATAAGTATAAGAACAGaccagaaacagcagagtttgAGGAAATGTGCATGGCTGATTTTGCTGCCACCTGCAGGTTTGTCCGTGAGAACAAAGGAACAgatgtgtttccactgctgAATGACATGGGCTTTGTACAGAGGAGAAAGAATGATAAGCCAGCTGTGATCAGATATTACCGCTGCTCAGAGGAAAGAGATTCTGAGAACTTCCATGGCAGATTACTGAAGCTGTACCTTCCACACAGATCAGATGAGGAACTGAAGAGACCAGGCTTTCCAACCTACCAGAGCTTTTACAGAGCCGGCTGGGTTCAGCTGCCAGGCTGGAACCACGGCCGGTCGGTGGAAGTGATCGtcaaacagaacagagaaaaatatgagaaaaacagtgaagagaTTGAGAAAGCTGTTGAAGAGTTTCAAGAGAATCAAGGTGTGATGGATGAGTGGTGTAACCTTGCTCCTCAGTCTGAAGTTGTGAGACTGGACTACAATGATAATGCAGAACAACCAGATCCTGATGATCCTGAGCAGGAAAATGTCCCTGAGTACAGCCGTCAAGCTGATGCAGTCAGTGAAGCCAGAGTGACCAGAGAGCCTCCTGTGATCGATCCAGCTGTGTTAAGACACATGTATCAGAGTCTCAACCTAAAGCAGGCTAGTTTCTTTTACACTGTGAGAGAATGGTGCATTCGCAGAGTCTGTGGCCTTCGTCCAGAGCAGTTCTTCTATTACATTAATGGAG GCCGTTGTTTGTCTACGTTGATGCTCGACTAA
- the LOC115399957 gene encoding uncharacterized protein LOC115399957 isoform X1, protein MTRKQTPVKGGRNELPDSLQVAEGVRVMLTRNIDVQSGLVNGSFGTLVRCISENDHVTKLGLRMDSHVSSEQNDDVVYIQREEDNLKQKGVVRRQFPIKLAFACTIHKVQGMSMQSAVVSLKNIFEPGMAYVAVSRVTSLSGLYIVDMDESKFYASQQITAALESMRQASPAEMMPLLQMREILSRPDTLTIIHHNTEGLPAHINDIKSHHEMCLSDILCLTETHLQGSFVADSLQLPGYNLFRRNRHLSYSNFPQIASRGGGGVAIYVRSHIQAREKQYLLNVTDLEFVALKVDAPVSAIIAAVYRPPNYEMTSFLANLSSLLDSLEILDCQPIIVCGDFNENLSSTAKKPILELFQTRGYAQLITASTTEKNTLLDLIFISQPDHCVQSGVLRTYHSYHDPVYCVLTFSYV, encoded by the coding sequence ATGACACGGAAACAAACACCAGTGAAAGGAGGCAGAAATGAGCTACCAGACTCTCTACAGGTTGCTGAGGGCGTTCGAGTCATGCTGACCAGAAACATTGATGTGCAAAGTGGTCTTGTCAATGGAAGTTTTGGCACTCTGGTGCGCTGCATCTCAGAAAATGATCATGTCACTAAGCTGGGTCTCCGAATGGACAGCCATGTGTCTTCAGAGCAAAATGATGATGTGGTTTATattcagagagaggaagacaaccTGAAGCAGAAAGGTGTGGTGCGCAGACAGTTCCCCATCAAACTAGCTTTTGCATGTACCATCCACAAGGTCCAGGGAATGAGTATGCAGTCTGCTGTGGTGTCACTGAAGAACATCTTTGAACCTGGGATGGCTTATGTTGCTGTGAGCAGAGTCACCTCCCTCAGTGGACTCTACATTGTAGACATGGATGAGAGTAAGTTCTACGCCAGTCAACAGATCACTGCAGCACTGGAGAGCATGAGACAAGCCAGTCCAGCTGAGATGATGCCCCTTCTACAGATGAGAGAAATCCTGAGCAGACCTGATACCCTGACCATCATTCACCATAACACTGAGGGATTACCGGCTCACATCAATGACATCAAGAGCCaccatgaaatgtgtttgtctgACATCTTGTGTCTCACTGAAACCCATTTGCAGGGCTCCTTTGTTGCAGACAGTCTTCAGTTACCAGGCTACAACCTGTTCAGACGTAACAGACACCTGTCCTACAGCAACTTCCCTCAGATTGCCAgcagaggtggtggaggagtagCCATCTATGTGAGAAGCCACATCCAAGCTCGAGAGAAGCAGTATCTGCTGAATGTCACTGATCTTGAGTTTGTGGCCTTGAAGGTTGATGCTCCAGTGAGTGCTATCATCGCAGCAGTGTACAGACCTCCTAACTATGAGATGACTTCTTTCCTGGCTAATCTCAGCAGCcttctggactctctggagatTCTCGACTGTCAGCCCATCATTGTCTGTGGAGACTTTAATGAAAACCTTTCATCTACAGCCAAGAAGCCCATTCTGGAGCTGTTTCAGACCAGAGGTTATGCTCAACTCATCACTGCTTCCACCACAGAGAAGAACACACTGCTGGAcctgattttcatttcacagccCGACCACTGTGTCCAGTCTGGTGTCCTGAGAACATATCACAGCTATCATGATCCTGTTTACTGTGTCCTGACTTTCAGCTACGTGTGA
- the LOC115399957 gene encoding uncharacterized protein LOC115399957 isoform X2 — translation MSMQSAVVSLKNIFEPGMAYVAVSRVTSLSGLYIVDMDESKFYASQQITAALESMRQASPAEMMPLLQMREILSRPDTLTIIHHNTEGLPAHINDIKSHHEMCLSDILCLTETHLQGSFVADSLQLPGYNLFRRNRHLSYSNFPQIASRGGGGVAIYVRSHIQAREKQYLLNVTDLEFVALKVDAPVSAIIAAVYRPPNYEMTSFLANLSSLLDSLEILDCQPIIVCGDFNENLSSTAKKPILELFQTRGYAQLITASTTEKNTLLDLIFISQPDHCVQSGVLRTYHSYHDPVYCVLTFSYV, via the coding sequence ATGAGTATGCAGTCTGCTGTGGTGTCACTGAAGAACATCTTTGAACCTGGGATGGCTTATGTTGCTGTGAGCAGAGTCACCTCCCTCAGTGGACTCTACATTGTAGACATGGATGAGAGTAAGTTCTACGCCAGTCAACAGATCACTGCAGCACTGGAGAGCATGAGACAAGCCAGTCCAGCTGAGATGATGCCCCTTCTACAGATGAGAGAAATCCTGAGCAGACCTGATACCCTGACCATCATTCACCATAACACTGAGGGATTACCGGCTCACATCAATGACATCAAGAGCCaccatgaaatgtgtttgtctgACATCTTGTGTCTCACTGAAACCCATTTGCAGGGCTCCTTTGTTGCAGACAGTCTTCAGTTACCAGGCTACAACCTGTTCAGACGTAACAGACACCTGTCCTACAGCAACTTCCCTCAGATTGCCAgcagaggtggtggaggagtagCCATCTATGTGAGAAGCCACATCCAAGCTCGAGAGAAGCAGTATCTGCTGAATGTCACTGATCTTGAGTTTGTGGCCTTGAAGGTTGATGCTCCAGTGAGTGCTATCATCGCAGCAGTGTACAGACCTCCTAACTATGAGATGACTTCTTTCCTGGCTAATCTCAGCAGCcttctggactctctggagatTCTCGACTGTCAGCCCATCATTGTCTGTGGAGACTTTAATGAAAACCTTTCATCTACAGCCAAGAAGCCCATTCTGGAGCTGTTTCAGACCAGAGGTTATGCTCAACTCATCACTGCTTCCACCACAGAGAAGAACACACTGCTGGAcctgattttcatttcacagccCGACCACTGTGTCCAGTCTGGTGTCCTGAGAACATATCACAGCTATCATGATCCTGTTTACTGTGTCCTGACTTTCAGCTACGTGTGA